Proteins from a single region of Trichoplusia ni isolate ovarian cell line Hi5 chromosome 3, tn1, whole genome shotgun sequence:
- the LOC113508992 gene encoding gastrula zinc finger protein XlCGF26.1-like produces the protein MKTKQGGTCTKKNECNICKKVIIGSSYKFKSHLYQHSAVKSRFQCSYCSKEYYRRDVYEKHIAVHTGARKVHICDYCDRGFVDKRNLISHLKIHDDFFAQPPVQYKCMACGIIYCEERLLKYHIRKHHFNLKEKETTHVKKRKNETWVERVMESEICVEMTKINDSVINIKKSPKVSKEFANMENLEKSKFDEYISSVFAMKDRSQYSRAICDYCGKEMLKKSLQSHIRERHLKLKRFKCEDCNASFSRHYQLVNHICGKVRTRNRK, from the coding sequence ATGAAGACAAAACAAGGCGGTACGTGTACGAAGAAAAACGAGTGTAATATCTGTAAAAAAGTGATTATCGGTAGTTCATACAAGTTCAAGTCACATTTGTATCAGCACAGTGCCGTAAAATCTCGATTCCAGTGCTCATATTGCTCAAAAGAGTATTATAGGCGGGATGTATATGAAAAACACATTGCCGTGCATACTGGTGCCAGAAAAGTTCACATCTGCGATTACTGCGATCGCGGATTCGTCGACAAACGAAACTTGATCAGTCATTTGAAGATCCACGATGATTTCTTTGCTCAACCTCCCGTTCAGTACAAATGTATGGCTTGCGGCATCATTTATTGTGAAGAAAGACTGCTCAAATATCACATAAGGAAGCATCACTtcaacttaaaagaaaaagagaCGACTCATGtgaaaaaacgaaaaaatgaaACATGGGTCGAAAGAGTTATGGAGTCGGAAATATGTGTTGAAATGACCAAGATTAACGACAGCGTTATTAACATAAAGAAGAGTCCGAAAGTCAGCAAAGAGTTTGCTAACATGGAGAATCTGGAAAAATCGAAGTTTGACGAATATATCTCTTCTGTATTTGCAATGAAAGACAGGTCTCAATATTCCAGAGCTATTTGTGACTATTGCGGTAAAGAGATGTTGAAGAAGAGTCTGCAGTCACATATAAGGGAACGGCATTTGAAACTAAAGAGGTTTAAGTGTGAAGATTGTAATGCCAGCTTCAGCCGTCATTATCAGTTAGTTAATCACATCTGCGGTAAGGTTCGGACAAGGAATCGCAAGTAA
- the LOC113508989 gene encoding probable galactose-1-phosphate uridylyltransferase: MQEFSATEHQHVRYNPLKDEWVLVSPHRCLRPWSGQTEAAPEDQPPDPLNPLLPGAVRSNGQQNPPYTSTYVFPNDFPALLEKVPEPPPSEHPLFRSSAAKGTCRVMCFHPDSTMTIPLMTIDEILAVINEWVNQLQELGRRYTWVQIFENKGAIMGCSNPHPHCQIWASSFLPNEPRVKERCQKEYYIKFKRSMLGDYLKEELQKKERIVVKNDEWVALVPYWAVWPFETMLLPINGRPQRMTDLNEPQKRALAEIMKQLNIKYDNLFKCSFPYSMGFHGAPTGASKAPGDSPHWLLHAIYLPPLLRSATVKKFMVGYEMLAQSQRDLTPEQAAQRLRECDDVHYKNKK, from the exons ATGCAAGAATTCTCCGCAACCG AACACCAGCACGTCCGCTACAACCCTCTCAAGGATGAGTGGGTGCTAGTGTCCCCTCACCGTTGTCTGCGACCCTGGAGCGGCCAGACCGAGGCCGCGCCAGAGGACCAGCCCCCAGACCCCCTGAACCCCCTGCTACCAGGCGCTGTGAGGTCTAATGGACAG CAAAACCCCCCGTACACATCGACCTATGTGTTTCCTAACGACTTCCCCGCTCTTCTGGAGAAAGTCCCGGAGCCCCCGCCATCAGAACACCCGCTGTTCAGGTCCTCAGCTGCTAAGGGAACTTGCAG GGTGATGTGTTTTCATCCAGACTCCACAATGACAATTCCGTTAATGACGATTGACGAAATTCTTGCTGTTATCAATGA ATGGGTCAACCAACTACAAGAGCTTGGCCGTCGTTACACCTGGGTCCAGATCTTCGAAAATAAGGGTGCTATCATGGGTTGTTCTAACCCTCACCCACATTGTCAGATCTGGGCGTCCAGCTTCCTGCCTAATGAGCCGCGGGTTAAGGAAAG GTGtcaaaaagaatattacattAAGTTTAAGCGATCTATGCTTGGCGATTATTTGAAAGAAGAACTACAAAAGaag GAACGTATCGTCGTCAAAAACGATGAATGGGTAGCCTTAGTTCCCTACTGGGCTGTTTGGCCGTTTGAAACAATGCTATTGCCTATTAATGGCCGACCTCAGAGAATGACAGATTTGAATGAACCACAAAAAAGGGCGCTGGCAGAAATTATGAAACAGTTGAATATTAAATACGACAATTTGTTCAAATGCAGCTTTCCTTATAGTATGGGTTTCCATG GTGCACCAACAGGAGCGTCTAAAGCCCCCGGCGACTCGCCTCATTGGTTACTCCACGCGATCTATTTGCCGCCATTACTGCGATCGGCAACTGTCAAGAAATTCATGGTCGGATACGAAATGCTAGCTCAATCACAACGGGATCTAACTCCAGAGCAAGCCGCGCAGAGGTTGAGGGAGTGTGACGATgtgcattataaaaataaaaagtaa
- the LOC113508980 gene encoding zinc finger and BTB domain-containing protein 17-like isoform X2, producing the protein MSRFLLLNFEDFGLNQDITKTIQSHTLFCICCLERNVAFINIATCSHSDYLDNFTRPELKPINEVICHTCHNMLKKIKQFKVQVEQSFNLLTTQALDSEGADIRKPNFELCNVVNINIPSETPNPSETEASTPVPPDKTTTPVPEPTPTPPANEKQMKNIKEALKIIDNNTKNASVKLFTDSVKNLVEKEAAAITESVACFIKTEIPEPPVIVKIEGNTSVEEGAQETPVSPNILNIRTVMITEDELKEERATIAASDAYQKMPHRCDKCLIGFNYKENLEDHNNRKHMAKKGCVVCDICEQILYPAGGYAAHKYRHFSRFECAKCCKRYHCYESAVDHYKLAHTEQVERPTGRRRRPEYRLPRQDRDRSPHAPPTHTVVKRQNSGAGKKHLVYRCSICKQVLKNYENLQKHMQIKHFKNSGLECDLCGRKYTNRIYLKRHMAKHFAADK; encoded by the exons ATGTCGCGATTTCTTCTCTTAAACTTTGAAGACTTCGGTCTAAACCAAGATATAACGAAGACAATACAGTCCCACACCTTATTCTGTATCTGTTGTCTTGAAAGAAACGTCGCTTTCATAAATATTGCAACATGTTCGCATTCGGACTATTTGGACAATTTTACGAGACCAGAG TTAAAGCCTATAAATGAAGTGATATGCCACACTTGTCATAACATgctgaagaaaataaaacaatttaaggtGCAAGTGGAACAGAGCTTCAATTTATTGACAACAcaa GCACTTGACTCAGAAGGAGCTGACATCAGAAAACCAAACTTCGAACTCTGCAACGTAGTAAACATAAACATTCCATCGGAGACGCCAAACCCAAGTGAAACGGAAGCCAGCACTCCGGTCCCACCAGACAAGACCACAACACCAGTGCCCGAACCAACACCAACACCGCCAGCTAACGAGAAACAGATGAAGAACATAAAAGAAGCGTTAAAGATTATTGATAATAACACAAAGAATGCATCCGTGAAACTGTTCACAGATTCCGTTAAGAATTTAGTTGAGAAAGAAGCGGCAGCGATCACGGAATCCGttgcttgttttattaaaacggaGATTCCGGAGCCACCGGTCATTGTTAAGATTGAAGGGAATACGTCTGTGGAGGAGGGAGCACAAG AAACACCAGTTTCTCCGaacatattaaatataagaaCTGTTATGATAACAGAGGATGAGCTAAAAGAAGAAAGGGCGACCATAGCTGCCTCAGACGCGTATCAGAAGATGCCGCATCGCTGTGATAAGTGCCTGATAGGGTTCAATTATAAAGAGAACTTGGAAGATCATAATAATAGGAAACATATGgct aaaaaaggCTGTGTCGTTTGCGACATTTGTGAACAAATCCTGTATCCGGCTGGTGGTTATGCTGCACACAAGTATAGACACTTTTCAAG aTTCGAGTGCGCGAAATGCTGTAAGAGATATCATTGCTACGAATCAGCGGTCGATCATTACAAGCTAGCACACACCGAGCAGGTGGAGAGGCCGACAGGGCGTCGCAGGAGGCCCGAGTACAGGCTGCCGCGACAGGATAGAGACAG GTCGCCACACGCGCCGCCCACTCACACGGTTGTGAAGAGACAGAACTCCGGGGCTGGTAAGAAGCATCTCGTATATAGGTGCTCAATCTGTAAACAA gtGCTGAAAAACTATGAAAACCTGCAGAAACATATGCAGATTAAACATTTCAAGAATTCCGGCCTCGAATGTGACCTATGCGGGAGAAAATATACT AACCGGATTTATCTAAAGCGTCACATGGCGAAGCACTTCGCCGCTGACAAAtga
- the LOC113508980 gene encoding uncharacterized protein LOC113508980 isoform X1 encodes MSRFLLLNFEDFGLNQDITKTIQSHTLFCICCLERNVAFINIATCSHSDYLDNFTRPELKPINEVICHTCHNMLKKIKQFKVQVEQSFNLLTTQALDSEGADIRKPNFELCNVVNINIPSETPNPSETEASTPVPPDKTTTPVPEPTPTPPANEKQMKNIKEALKIIDNNTKNASVKLFTDSVKNLVEKEAAAITESVACFIKTEIPEPPVIVKIEGNTSVEEGAQETPVSPNILNIRTVMITEDELKEERATIAASDAYQKMPHRCDKCLIGFNYKENLEDHNNRKHMAKKGCVVCDICEQILYPAGGYAAHKYRHFSRFECAKCCKRYHCYESAVDHYKLAHTEQVERPTGRRRRPEYRLPRQDRDRSPHAPPTHTVVKRQNSGAGKKHLVYRCSICKQVLKNYENLQKHMQIKHFKNSGLECDLCGRKYTIAMSKNVVRECEHKITLKNKISVRRPGKTSTERSREFRQRKKVLRNAINKDLNIITKTPKTPAERSRDYRARKRQRPEENVETEVNQDNSQPSTSSLLIKRKKTSTERVREFRARKKT; translated from the exons ATGTCGCGATTTCTTCTCTTAAACTTTGAAGACTTCGGTCTAAACCAAGATATAACGAAGACAATACAGTCCCACACCTTATTCTGTATCTGTTGTCTTGAAAGAAACGTCGCTTTCATAAATATTGCAACATGTTCGCATTCGGACTATTTGGACAATTTTACGAGACCAGAG TTAAAGCCTATAAATGAAGTGATATGCCACACTTGTCATAACATgctgaagaaaataaaacaatttaaggtGCAAGTGGAACAGAGCTTCAATTTATTGACAACAcaa GCACTTGACTCAGAAGGAGCTGACATCAGAAAACCAAACTTCGAACTCTGCAACGTAGTAAACATAAACATTCCATCGGAGACGCCAAACCCAAGTGAAACGGAAGCCAGCACTCCGGTCCCACCAGACAAGACCACAACACCAGTGCCCGAACCAACACCAACACCGCCAGCTAACGAGAAACAGATGAAGAACATAAAAGAAGCGTTAAAGATTATTGATAATAACACAAAGAATGCATCCGTGAAACTGTTCACAGATTCCGTTAAGAATTTAGTTGAGAAAGAAGCGGCAGCGATCACGGAATCCGttgcttgttttattaaaacggaGATTCCGGAGCCACCGGTCATTGTTAAGATTGAAGGGAATACGTCTGTGGAGGAGGGAGCACAAG AAACACCAGTTTCTCCGaacatattaaatataagaaCTGTTATGATAACAGAGGATGAGCTAAAAGAAGAAAGGGCGACCATAGCTGCCTCAGACGCGTATCAGAAGATGCCGCATCGCTGTGATAAGTGCCTGATAGGGTTCAATTATAAAGAGAACTTGGAAGATCATAATAATAGGAAACATATGgct aaaaaaggCTGTGTCGTTTGCGACATTTGTGAACAAATCCTGTATCCGGCTGGTGGTTATGCTGCACACAAGTATAGACACTTTTCAAG aTTCGAGTGCGCGAAATGCTGTAAGAGATATCATTGCTACGAATCAGCGGTCGATCATTACAAGCTAGCACACACCGAGCAGGTGGAGAGGCCGACAGGGCGTCGCAGGAGGCCCGAGTACAGGCTGCCGCGACAGGATAGAGACAG GTCGCCACACGCGCCGCCCACTCACACGGTTGTGAAGAGACAGAACTCCGGGGCTGGTAAGAAGCATCTCGTATATAGGTGCTCAATCTGTAAACAA gtGCTGAAAAACTATGAAAACCTGCAGAAACATATGCAGATTAAACATTTCAAGAATTCCGGCCTCGAATGTGACCTATGCGGGAGAAAATATACT ATTGCAATGTCAAAAAATGTGGTGCGAGAGTGTGAACATaaaattacacttaaaaataaaatatctgttaGACGGCCAGGTAAAACGTCCACAGAACGATCACGTGAATTTAGACAGCggaaaaaggttttaagaaaTGCAATTAACAAAGATCTGAATATAATTACAAAGACTCCCAAAACTCCAGCAGAGCGTAGTCGAGACTACAGAGCTAGAAAGAGACAAAGACCTGAAGAAAATGTTGAAACTGAAGTAAATCAAGACAATTCTCAACCTTCGACTTCAAGTTtactaattaaaagaaaaaaaacatcaacagaACGCGTTCGTGAGTTTagagcaagaaaaaaaacatga
- the LOC113508993 gene encoding sorting nexin-16, which yields MERVQNTNKNRDGMNNEISSTSSDDTQAPVKRFTKYKKHYNETTSDNEVEPRRMQSRNHYKSMGNLNETYRDFRTVQNSISSIDLSLHGEDIKKFDSLKIPIVGFEVMEERARFTIYKLKVEDDNRDQSWLVFRRYTDFVRLFSRIKAEQPNLNLPLPGKRWFRDNFEPAFLEERVRGLQIFVNAIINKLPNHPVVREFFCLDEPPQVFSYQPEVQAVYGALEDSITTLKMQLKQKDATIMHLQKRLAQFETQVKKCGNCSTNLAV from the coding sequence ATGGAACGAGTgcaaaatacgaataaaaatcgAGACGGCATGAACAATGAGATTTCATCAACGTCAAGTGATGACACACAGGCACCTGTCAAAAGATTCACCAAATACAAGAAGCATTATAATGAAACTACGTCGGATAATGAGGTTGAACCAAGGAGAATGCAATCTAGAAATCATTATAAAAGCATGGGGAATTTAAATGAGACCTATAGGGATTTTAGGACAGTCCAAAATAGTATTAGCAGTATAGACCTAAGTTTACACGGCGAAGATATTAAGAAATTCGactcattaaaaatacctatagtAGGTTTTGAGGTTATGGAGGAACGAGCAAGATTCACAATCTACAAGTTGAAGGTAGAAGACGATAATAGAGACCAATCTTGGCTAGTTTTTCGAAGATACACAGATTTTGTAAGGTTATTCTCGAGGATAAAAGCTGAACAACCGAATTTGAATTTACCGTTGCCCGGTAAACGGTGGTTTCGTGATAATTTTGAGCCGGCCTTTTTGGAAGAACGAGTTCGTGGTTTACAGATATTCGTTAACGCTATTATTAATAAGCTTCCCAACCACCCGGTTGTTAGAGAGTTCTTCTGCCTTGATGAACCTCCTCAAGTGTTCAGCTATCAGCCGGAAGTCCAAGCGGTGTATGGAGCTTTAGAAGATTCGATAACTACCCTTAAGATGCAGTTGAAGCAGAAAGATGCGACGATCATGCATTTACAAAAGAGGTTAGCTCAGTTTGAGACGCAGGTGAAGAAGTGTGGGAATTGTAGTACAAATTTAGCAGTTTGA